One segment of Mesoplodon densirostris isolate mMesDen1 chromosome 6, mMesDen1 primary haplotype, whole genome shotgun sequence DNA contains the following:
- the CCL21 gene encoding C-C motif chemokine 21, whose protein sequence is MAQSLILSILVLILAFCIPQTQGSDGGAQDCCLKYSLRKIPTHVVRSYRKQEPSLGCPIPAILFSPRKRSQPELCADPKKAWVQQLMKRLDKPPAPWKPAQDCKKDKGAPKSGKKGKGSKGCKRTESPKGP, encoded by the exons atggctcagtcACTGATTCTGAGCATCCTTGTCCTAATCCTGGCCTTCTGCATCCCCCAGACCCAAG GCAGTGATGGAGGAGCACAGGACTGTTGCCTCAAGTACAGCCTAAGGAAGATTCCCACCCACGTTGTCCGCAGCTACCGGAAGCAGGAACCAAGCCTGGGTTGCCCCATCCCAGCTATCCT GTTCTCGCCTCGGAAACGCTCTCAGCCAGAGCTATGTGCAGACCCTAAAAAGGCCTGGGTGCAGCAGCTGATGAAGCGTCTGGACAAGCCACCAGCCCCATGGAAACCAGCCCAGGACTGTAAGAAGGACAAGGGGGCCCCCAAGTCTGGCAAGAAGGGAAAAGGTTCCAAAGGCTGTAAGAG GACTGAGTCCCCAAAAGGGCCATAG